In a genomic window of Bemisia tabaci chromosome 1, PGI_BMITA_v3:
- the LOC109041242 gene encoding transcription initiation factor TFIID subunit 10: MSDQKNIENAQSESDSKSVGHPLSDFLAQLEDYTPTIPDAVTASYLNSAGFEASDPRIVRLISLAAQKFISEIANDALQHCKVRSSNLPTKNNKTKDRRYTLTMEDLTPALAEYGVTVRKPYYYV; this comes from the exons ATGAGTGATCAGAAAAATATAGAAAACGCTCAGTCAGAGTCTGACTCAAAATCTGTGGGACATCCATTATCAGACTTTCTTGCTCAGTTGGAAGATTACACCCCTACT ATCCCTGATGCAGTGACTGCTTCATACCTCAATTCAGCTGGGTTCGAAGCTTCTGATCCTCGAAT AGTTCGCCTTATTTCCTTGGCTGCacaaaaatttatttcagaaattgcAAATGATGCCTTGCAGCACTGCAAAGTACGCTCTTCAAATCTGCccacaaaaaacaataaaaccAAAGACCGAAGGTACACTTTGACAATGGAAGATCTAACCCCTGCTCTAGCTGAGTACGGAGTGACAGTGCGGAAACCTTATTATTATGTCTAG